The DNA sequence GTGAAGTACTCCTGTTTCCCTCTGCTCTTCGGTCCCACCTTTCCGTTCCGTTTCGAGCGACAACAGCCAGCACAGATCTCGCTCTGTTGTTCGCTGCTCTCGTTCTAGCTCAGAAATTCAAATCGTATCGCGAGATTTGGACTAAAGTTCAATTGGGCCTAAACGGTTTTAACCGTATTCTGGTCATATCACTTTATatatgtcactgtttattactctctctctctctctctctctctctgtgtgtgtgtgtgtgtgtgtgtgtgtggacaggtcAGTTTGATGACtatttttttaaccacattttgtATTCATATCTAAATCAAAAGACAAACTTTTCAGAGCCATATCAAACATTTGTTCAGTATTTGaatatacaaacaaaacagctattaaaacatataacCACTGTAACTAgacattcaacttttttttattatcttatctttgtttttattacaacCTTTTATAAAGTAGAAGTTGTATATACAAAGTGCTATAAACTCTATTTGTTTGTATAAAGCTGTTTAAAACATAGTCTAGGTCAGGAGTGTCAAGGGCCTCATATAGCccagtttgatctcaagtgggccagaccagtaaaaccttTGCAGATAACCtactaataatatataatatatatgttataactttattataataataaataaataataatcaatttACTTAAGAAAAATGGGTGCAATTTTAACAATATTATgtctcagttttgtttttttccagattattttgcacagaagctgctgattgacaacattttgcacaatgttcaatatCTTAGTGATTTAAATATGGacacaatatgtattcatgGTCAGGATGGAAaaacctctgaagcagcagaaaattggaattacttttctgttattttcacaCTTCgtaaagttatccagtgggccggattggatcccTTGGCGGGCAGGTtctgacacccctggtctatgTTGAACATCACACAtatgtcacatttttaaatatgagcTGGCATGTAATCTGTAATTCagatgaaataataatgatgatattaaACTTATTAATAATAACATCAGTGCTATCAACAATACCACTAGGGCCTACTACATAAtccatttaattttaatattaaattattaaattaaaccCTATTCTTTTCCGCTGCTTTATTATTCCCAAACACAAACCAGCTGCTTCGAAGTCAGATAGTTCATGGGAGCTTTGTGTGCTTTAACACATAAAGTAGAACATATCCGACATGATGATGTGTCCTGTGATTGCCGccacatttctgtttgtgtacattaTGTTACTTGGCAAAAAAAATGCTatgacatttattaaaataaacaaatctgAGTAAAGATCAAGGGCATACGAGGCCTGAAATCATCTTCATGCTTGGGAACTTCAAACACTTCTCTGTCCATACCAACTGTATAAACAGCCATAAAACCATCAAGTCATCTATCCTGCTAAAATAAACAGCCCCTCATATGAATGGCATTAATAAATTGTATTAATGAAGCCGAAACATCAAAGTGAGGCGAAtctgaatgaaaagaagaaaaaaatgatggatGACAGCAAATATGGTATAAACTAAAGAGCTATGTATATATCAAAGTCAAGCACTAAGCTCAGTCATGTTTCAGAAATGACATCCTCTAAATCACATGAATATATTAATTTGGTTATGAACCAAACGTGGACAGACATTCATATAGTGCAAAGATTCGGTTGATGGAAGTGGCAGACAGGGCAGCTCCAGACAAACCTAATCCAAGCTCGAGAGGATTACATGAtagctctctctgtgtgcgttTATCATTATTTAAAGAGATGCGAGAGGAAGTGACGAATGAGTGTGATGACACATCTCTACTGACATATCAGTAACGCTGTGTTTACTGGAAGCAAGGGTTCTTGATCTCGATGCCTAATTAGAAAGGAAAGCCAAGCAAAACAAGTAAAAGCCTGAACCAGACCGTGGAAATCATGTGATAGCAGGAATCTAGGGTAAACTGAGAGTcgttggttgtttgttttttttcactaatAAGagcacacaacatacacactcatgcattTAGTATGTGCTGTATGTACACACTCTAAATCCTGCACTGCACAGGCTCCACACATGTTTAAAAGCATGTCCTTTGTATAAAACTATCAAACTGTGTGGATTTGAAATGCATTTACTCAActgccccccctctctcctctcctctcctctcctctccgaaCCATAAACAGACATGAACAAACATCATACGAGTCAAAGCTGGATAATCCTTGTAAAATCCCTGTGGAAAGTTGTTTTGGGTCGGCCGTGAAATATGGTCTCAGTCTGGTCCAGCTTTAACAAGACCTGATCTTGAGCCTGGGAGTGTTTGTGCTGGAGCGTCAGGGGAGACATTAAGAGGAGCCTGGACATGCTGGTGATATATTAAATTGGTGTTTTTTCTGGGCCCAATGATACAATGAAGTCAGGAAAATAAGCAAAGATGTGATAATACCGCACATTCCGACTTAAGAAGAATTTTTACTGATCAAAAGCTCAGTTGGAGAAAGTACACTTAAGACAAAGGCCAAATCCAACcagagttttttctctctcgtctctccACCGTctagaaaagaaataaaaatgtggaaAGCCCCCTTTATAAGTGACATAAAGTAGATGAATTTACTTTTAAATCCAGCATTCTCAAGTTACAGGACAGGATGCTGAATGAGTTCTGGTAATAACTTTTCATAGGATATCATCCAAAAACATTACAGGTCTTCTCTGTATCCAAAAACACCAGGATAGTGACAGTCTGGGTCGACGGCATGTTCCGTTTCCCACCGATACAATATATGAGGAGAAACAGCAGTTATTCCTACAAAAAGGCCCCCGCTCCCTCATCCTCTTTGACACACTCACGCTTTGTCGATTCCAGGTTCATTCTACAAGATCCCCTCTGTGCTCAACGCTGGCTGGGAaaaagtgtctctctctctctcaccgtTACGAACGTTTATGACAGAGCTCTATTTCAAGTGCAGGAAAGGAAATAGAATTGACACATGTAGGAAAAATTTGTAGGAGTGGAGTGAGAAGTTACAATAAACAGATGACAGCCATAAGTttaaacagagagcagagagtgcaTGTTAGCTCAGTGGTGCAGTGGCTTTAATTATAAGAGGGACTGGCTTCAATATCAGTCTATACAGGTTGAAAAcactcattttctttattaCGTTTTATGAAATTTACAAAATTTGGTTCTGGTTTGAAACTATTTTTAGAGACTAACTGAAGTGAGAGGCTTGTATAATCAAAATGATAGTGATATAAAGTAGAAAAATGATAGTCTATGTCAATATTGTAACACAAATTAGCTCTCCAAATAGTAAAAGTATGATTTTAATGGCTCTGAGCTGATGCCACTCactcacatatttatttatgcaaAGCTGTCCTACTTCTTCTGAAGAGTATCATGTATGTAGATCAGAGCTGCACACAAAGCAGCTGTTTAAGCACAGAGATTCAGGCTACAGTGTACATTCAATGATATAATATACAATTCTTGCTGTATATTGATTGTATAGTAAAACCTAGGATGTGTATTGCAAGAAAACAAGTGTGGAGCTGTAAATCATACAGGCTGCACTAGTACAACTGTTCAAAGAAAGTACAGATGGACATAAATAATCAAGTACATGTGCCTCAGTTCCAATGCTTGACCTGAATAGATAAGCTGCAGTGACACCTACTGGATGACAGCTGTACTGCACTTTACTAAATTAACCATATGAAATACATGGTCCAATCAGCAgttaaatgtaatatgtttgACAAAGAATCAGTcagcaaatataaaatcagtcagtgttttgtgtattattattatgttgagTCAAAAATAGAGGCATATATATTGAATGAGAATTTTTATTAACCAGTAGTTTAAGATACAAATCACCTTTCAAATGCTCAGCTACCTCCATTCCTGTAACAGGGCTGATATTCTGAGCACTGACACagtaaaatgacataaaacaggAATGCATTCAAATTTTGTCATCTCAAtgtttttccatatttttcttttttttttcaacaaatttTTGTTTATGATCAAGGTCTAGTCAAACCATCCCTAGACCTGGCAGAGtcaatgttttattctttttttaagaaataatttatcattttgcgatgttttcagtgttttaggTTTTTCAatgtttaagtttttttttctctttttccatcgGTGAAGCAGGTTTCAAAACGCTCTATCTGGgggggaaaagaagaaaaggtgtCAGTCATTTACCTGTGGCGTCTATAAATCTGTTATCTAGAATTTGTAATCTCAGACTTTATAAAATCCCTTCCTGTGTACACACCTTAGACGCTGGGGACACCAGCGGGAGTGGTGGACTTCTGAGCAGCCTCCTTGGCCTGGTGGGCCTGAAGCACAGCAACAGCCTCATCCacctaaaacaacaaaaacactgagtGAACCACTGCGTATGGACTATTAAACTCAATAAACTGCATGACAAACTCAACAGATTATACTGAGTtgtaaagacaaacacaatCAGGAATGAAGATTTAAAAGATGAGCAATGACAGAAGGAAATGACCTCAGCAAACAGGCTTCCAGTGATGTATTTAGAGATTAGCTGTTGACTGACCTTTGAGCGCAGAGACTCAGGTGACTCAAGCATGTGGAGCAGCTCTGAGTTATCAATCTCCAGCAGCATACCGGTGATCTTGCCGGCCAGGCTGGGGTGCATGTTCTGGATCAGGGGGAACAGACGCTCACCTATGGGGAGAAAAGTAATTTACAACCATGGTTCAAAGTTGGAAATGGGATAACGACAAGGAATCGAATCGGGTACACGAAACAGTTCATTTTAGATCCAAGCAGAGGATATACGAACCCAGCATCTGCTTCTGTTcctgaggaggagcagcagccaGCATGGAGGCAGTCAGGGGCTCCTGTCCTTGGACATGGACAGCAGGctgaggaagagggaggaaaaaggattAGAGTCAACTTCTAGCAAACAGTTACAAACTTTTCCCTCTACACATCTCATCTAGCTACAGTCTTGGGCTCCTGCCATATTATCAACACTGTATACACCTTATCTAAAGGGTGAATTAGAACATTCTATCATGTTCTACTGAAATCATGGGATGGTGGCATTCTTACCTGCTGCATGGGGACCTGTGGCTGGGAGGCCATGTGCTGCTGGGGGTTGCGCACACCAGCAGCGTATTTGTACTGGGGCATGGCACGCACTGGGGCTGCGGTGGCTGAAGCACCGGTGGGGCGCTGGCTGAGGGGCTGGGTGGCTATCGAgtggacagaaagaaaaatcatataATCAACATGACATCGTATGACAGGAAGCCAATGACAgtgaaacaaaataaagcaaatttaAAAGTTAAGTTATAGCAGCTGTAACACTTACGCATGCGCTGGGATGCCATCATGCGTGGGACCTGGGTGTTGGCGGTCGTGGTGGGACGGATGGCGTTGAAGGCCTGGGGCCTGGGAGCTGAGGGGCGCATAGCGTTGGGCATGTTCTGGAAGTCTGGAGGAAGAGCAAACAATGTTACAACCAAAACACTGACTCTCTTTATGCCATTTAAAATTGGGTGCAAAGTTGTGGAAGACCTTGGATTCATTTACATGCATTCCAATGTGTAGAATGAAAGACAAAGTGTCTACTTACGCTGGGGACGCACTCCCTGGGTGGCCCAACGTGGGCTGGGGCGGAGCTGGGCCAGCTGGTTGGCAGAGTAGTACGCAGCACGGTTCTGTGcctgaaaaagacaaaatcaaATTGATCAGCACATGGTTGTTACCCATCTCCTCACAGTTTACACCAGTCATTAcgatttaatttaaaaaaaactggtgAGGTGGCAAATTTGCAGAGTTTGGTGTATGTGAAGCAAACTCAGCAGATTGTATAGAGAGGGATGGGGGACTCACCTGAGGTATAGCCGCCATGAAGTAGCCTGAGGGTGGAGCAGGCTGGTATGGGTTGAGGACTGGGTTGGGCACAGCACGGACAGTTGCCATCCTCTGCATGTACTGGTTGGTCAGATGGGCCTGGCGCTCCTCCTTGCGCTGGGCCAGGGCCACGTACAGTGGCTTTGTGGCAACAATACGGCCGTTCATCTCTGTCACAGCCTTGGTGGCCTCCTCTGGAGAAGAGAAGCACACAAAGCCAAAACCTTTGCTGCGGCCACCCTCCATCATAACCTGTGAGAGACAAGAAGCTGATTAATGTCCATCCTGATAAATTATCACCTTGTTTATCTACAGAAAATTACATCACTGATCATGtagtcttttctttctttaccttTGCACTTGTGATGGTTCCAAATGGAGAGAATTCTTTGCGCAGGCGCTCATCATCAAGGCCATCATCCAGGTTTTTCACATACAGGTTAACACCCTGAtacatgaacaaacaacaatgaGATGGTTTCCCCTCCAACATATCAAGATCAAGTCAAGGCAGAGAAGGCAGCCATAACTTTGGTCACTTCCTGACAGAATGTACGCACAGAGCAGTTGAACAGGAAGGTTTGAATAGCAGCAATATCTGCAAGCATCTGACACACTTTCATTTTGATTCCACGGCAATTCCCAATTATAAATACACAACCACTAGGAGCTTTCTGACAAACCTGGTATCTGGTCATGCGGTCCTGTTTCATCTGTTCAAATTTGCGCTTGAGCTCGTTCTGGCGCTCTCCTTTCTTCTGTGCGCGGCCCACGTACACCTGCCTGCCATTCAGCTCTTTGCCGTTCATGTCGTCTACAGCCTGCAATGAAGTAGACAAGCTTAAAAATCCATCCCCATCAGCAGAGGTACACAGACAAACAACTGATGCTTCATCTAAGAGAGAAACAGAATGGTGCAGTAAAGAAGACTAACCTTCTGTGCGTCTTCATGTCTCTCAAAGCTGACAAAGCCAAAGCCCTTGGATTTGCCACCATCATCGGTCATAACGCGAATACTGAGTGCAGGCCCTACAAAAACACAGTTGACATATTTAACCGCACAACTCAGACTGGTAAAACATTGGGTTATAAAACTTGGCTAAAATCTAATATATGTCTTACCGTATTTACCAAACAATTCCTTTAGTTTCTCATCGTCCATGTCCTCTCCAAAGTTCTTGATGTAAACATTTGTAAACTCTCTGGCGCGAGCCCCGAGCTCAGCCTCCCTCTCTTTGCGTGATTTGAAGCGTCCGACGAACCTGTTAATCAAATGATCGGAATATTAGAACAAGCCATACACAAGGATGAAACGCTCTCTTAACCCCAATTACCATTTAACTTCAACTACTTTTACTTGGATAATAATGAGAAAACCTCTGTTCTTCCTAACATTTTTCAGCTTTTCTGTGAAATCATTTGTTTACTTTCCTCCAGATCATATTGAAAACATACACATGAAGAAAGTGTCATTAAACACTTGTTTCAGTGTGGGACATGCGGCTGCTGCCTTCTTTCACACCTACAAAAGATTTAAAACCAGTCAGACAGGTGCCAGCTAATTGAGCGATTTCCCGCCAAAACTGCATTAATGAAGGGGCTCGCTTTAGTTTTATCCGCTAAGTGATCAGATCCTTTAGAATGGAGATTTGCGATTTAAAAAACATGTGGAGGAATGTTGAGTGGACTTCAGGAAAAATGTGATCGCAATCAGTTTTAGTTTAAGACATTTGTAGTTTGAACCTGTGACAGTACCAGGAAACACTTTCATTTTAACAGCTCATCAGAATGTAATTAATCTGACACTGAAACTGGCTGAAACACCACACACAGTTTTAATCTGCCCCAGTTTTCAGACTTAGTTGCATTGGTCATGAATTGGTCAACAAGATGCAGTTAAACACAAACCTTTGATTAGCTGTCAAGTTATGTTGTTAATCAAACTCGCcctcacacattttatttaccaTAATGGGTAATCATAATACCACTTACACTTTTCTGTCATTGAGCAACATGCCATTCATTTTCTCAATGGCACGCTCAGCAGCCTCGTGGGTCTCAAAGTGCACAAAGCCGTAACCCTTTGAGCCATTTTCATCACAAACCACCTTGGAAAGGGGGGGAAATTTGAGCACGTCAGCAACAATCCCAAACACCATgcatttcaaacaaaaaaaacacattacacacagtcagCTTCAAAATGGTGCAGTGTTGAGTCATGCAAAGTAGTGGTCTGTATGTAAAGCTACAAAAAACACATGAGGCAAACCAGATGAATGCCGCCCCGCCTACCTTGCAGGAGAGGATGTTTCCGAATGCAGAGAATGTGTCGTAGAGGGCTTTGTTATCAATGGACTTGTCCAGGTTCTTGATGAAGATGTTACCCACTCCGCTCTTCCTCAAGGAAGGGTCACGCTGGGACCACATGATGCGGAGGGGCCTGCCTTTGATCACATCAAAGTTCATGGTGTCCAGGGCTCGTTCGGCTGAAAAACAGGACCCCCAAAAACAAGAGTTTTAATATAACTGACTATGGAGACCACTGCAAGCTCTTGCTTAATGGCAGGTCAATACTATCATAAACAGGTGACTTGGCATGTGCACTCAGCAATCTGACATCATTAAATTCAGTCATGAGATAAGAcatatctttattgatcccattGGGAGGAATTGACAGCAGTACAGTGGACAAATGCAGCAGTGGAAGGGTGACAGTGATCAAACACCATAGATAACTGGACCTTTGTGTCactaaatgtgcaatatgcagatgTTCCTAAGATTAAATACATGTGAATGAAGTTTTACATACAGAATATACCCTCACACTAATATATATGTGCAGTGTCCCTGGGATTGACATAGAAAGGtactttaaaatatgtgtaGCAGATCAATTTAATGACCctaaacagcagcagagcttATCTAAACAGATATACTAACTTCAAAATGGAGTCAATTGGCACCACATGTTGCTAGTAAAACCTACCATCAGCCGGCTGCTGGAAGTTGACATAGGCGTATCCGAGGGACCGGCGGGTGATCATGTCCCTGCACACTCTGATGGAGAGGATGGGCCCAGCCGGACTGAACTTCTCGTAAAGCATGGCCTCGGTAACGTCTGGATGCAGGTCCCCCACATACAGGGAGGCCATCGGGTAACTGGGCGCGCTCGGATTCATGTCGGCGTTTTGCTCAGGCAACGTGACAATGCGGTCAACCGAATGGGTTAGAAAAGCTCGATATTAACGTGACAATTCCCGGTTAACACCAGTCTTCTAAGAGAAGTGGTTCTTTTTCGCGGTCTGCTCGTTACCTTCACAGTTAGCAACGTGGGCTAGTTAGCTCGTTAGCAAAATGTCGGAGCGTGGCCTAACCTATGCGGCTCGCGGAATTCACTATTTTCCAATCAGTACTCGTTCACAGTCAAGTTAGTAAGAAAATTCCCGTTAGTTTACGAAGCGAATGACTTCACTCGCACTGAAAACTGGAATGCCAAAGcccataaaaaggaagaaataagtGGTTAAGTGTCTAACGTTAGTCACCCACGCTTTCAACAATGACGCTAACGCCGCTAGCCTGCTCGCCTTCTTCTCGTTccgttttcttcttcttcgcgTTGCTTTTTTTTGAGTTGGCAAATCAAATCCTGCTTCaccgattttttttttggttttttttttcttataaaaaTATGTCTGCGTGTGCTCTCTAGCTTTTGGTTtgtttcataataataaaatgtgtgcCGAGACTAGCTCCGGAGCACACCCTACGCAGACGGATTACGGGAATGAAAGGAAGGTCGGTGGAGGTTGTTTCACGATGCCAGTCACCGCGGGTTGACGTCACGCTTCTCGCGATACTTGTGCCTTTTAAATTGCACTGCGCTCACTGCAGATGATTTCTCTCTACTTGATTGCATTTGTGTTTCATCGGCAGAGAAAGAAATTTTTCAATGATTTCCACTTGATTTACAAACTGTTCTCCAATCAGAAACACGTGACAGCGACTACTTCTACTGCAGCAGCATTTCTGACCAGTATTAATCCAATCTGAATTCATTTGCTACAGTTCACACTATGCAATTTACATGCAGTCATGGAAATAGAAATAGCCTATATCTATGTAACAGCAGGCTTATTAGATACCTTTCGGCTTTTAGAAAACAATATACTCgcagtttataaaatgttacaTAAAGATCCTATCGAGacttgtatgtatatattaaaactattaaaatgacatctactcaTTCTCCATCAtccaaaatatatgaatatcaaataatatttaatttaaaaggtaTTGTCACCTGCACATATTTTATTTAGGGCTACTTTGGTAAGGAGAATTTGCCTGCATAAATATGGAGGGAACTCTATTGTCAAGTACTTGACTCTATTCAAGTATTGTACTAAGTGCAATTCTGACTATATCCAAATTTGAATTGTATCTTGCCAATTTGCTAACAACTGAATAGAATTATAACAATTAAACAATGAATAGTTTATATTCTGGTAGTGTTATATGggtaatataacaagcttttaaaatacaacacattgttaaagatgaaaccagaaagcagtgtgtagtcggctcacatttcagatgtctatgagttgttaacagctccaccaaatggtgatttttccctctaaacttctcacatgttttcatttcaataaatgttcaaatgatccaatatttcagcaaaattgaaagattagagaaaaagtccataATCTGAACATTTATGtatcaaatgttgttttttcttctttcctctcccattaattaTCTCACCAcacctcacatttatctgctgaccctttggaggggccccacccctaggttgggaaccactggactaaactagctaactgtatataaagtagtgtaaactagctaactgtatataaagtagagtaaactagctaactgtacataaagtagtataaactagctaactgtatataaagtagtataaactagctaactgtatataaagtagtataaactagctaactgtatataaagtagtgtaaactagctaactgtatataaagtagtataaactagctaactgtatataaagtagagtaaactagctaactgtatataaagtagtataaactagctaactgtatataaagtagtataaactagctaactgtatataaagtactataaactagctaactgtatataaagtagtatataaagtaatataaactagctaactgtatataaagtagtataaactagctaactgtatataaagtagtataaactagctaactgtatataaagtactataaactagctaactgtatataaagtagtataaactagctaactgtatataaagtaatataaactagctaactgtatataaagtagtataaactagctaactgtatataaagtactataaactagctaactgtatataaagtagtataaactagctaactgtatataaagtagtgtaaactagctaactgtatataaagtagtataaactagctaactgtatataaagtagagtaaactagctaactgtatataaagtagtataaactagctaactgtatataaagtagaagagtaaactagctaactgtatataaagtagaagagtaaactagctaactgtatataaagtagtataaactagctaactgtatataaagtactataaactagctaactgtatataaagtagtataaactagctaactgtatataaagtaatataaactagctaactgtatataaagtactataaactagctaactgtatataaagtactataaactagctaactgtatataaagtagtgtaaactagctaactgtatataaagtagtataaactagctaactgtatataaagtagtataaactagctaactgtatataaagtagtgtagactagctaactgtatataaagtactataaactagctaactgtatataaagtactataaactagctaactgtatataaagtagtgtaaactagctaactgtatataaagtagtgtaaactagctaactgtatataaagtagtataaactagctaactgtacataaagtactataaactagcta is a window from the Scomber japonicus isolate fScoJap1 chromosome 10, fScoJap1.pri, whole genome shotgun sequence genome containing:
- the LOC128365930 gene encoding polyadenylate-binding protein 1A isoform X2, producing the protein MNPSAPSYPMASLYVGDLHPDVTEAMLYEKFSPAGPILSIRVCRDMITRRSLGYAYVNFQQPADAERALDTMNFDVIKGRPLRIMWSQRDPSLRKSGVGNIFIKNLDKSIDNKALYDTFSAFGNILSCKVVCDENGSKGYGFVHFETHEAAERAIEKMNGMLLNDRKVFVGRFKSRKEREAELGARAREFTNVYIKNFGEDMDDEKLKELFGPALSIRVMTDDGGKSKGFGFVSFERHEDAQKAVDDMNGKELNGRQVYVGRAQKKGERQNELKRKFEQMKQDRMTRYQGVNLYVKNLDDGLDDERLRKEFSPFGTITSAKVMMEGGRSKGFGFVCFSSPEEATKAVTEMNGRIVATKPLYVALAQRKEERQAHLTNQYMQRMATVRAVPNPVLNPYQPAPPSGYFMAAIPQAQNRAAYYSANQLAQLRPSPRWATQGVRPQHFQNMPNAMRPSAPRPQAFNAIRPTTTANTQVPRMMASQRMPTQPLSQRPTGASATAAPVRAMPQYKYAAGVRNPQQHMASQPQVPMQQPAVHVQGQEPLTASMLAAAPPQEQKQMLGERLFPLIQNMHPSLAGKITGMLLEIDNSELLHMLESPESLRSKVDEAVAVLQAHQAKEAAQKSTTPAGVPSV
- the LOC128365930 gene encoding polyadenylate-binding protein 1A isoform X1, which codes for MNPSAPSYPMASLYVGDLHPDVTEAMLYEKFSPAGPILSIRVCRDMITRRSLGYAYVNFQQPADAERALDTMNFDVIKGRPLRIMWSQRDPSLRKSGVGNIFIKNLDKSIDNKALYDTFSAFGNILSCKVVCDENGSKGYGFVHFETHEAAERAIEKMNGMLLNDRKVFVGRFKSRKEREAELGARAREFTNVYIKNFGEDMDDEKLKELFGKYGPALSIRVMTDDGGKSKGFGFVSFERHEDAQKAVDDMNGKELNGRQVYVGRAQKKGERQNELKRKFEQMKQDRMTRYQGVNLYVKNLDDGLDDERLRKEFSPFGTITSAKVMMEGGRSKGFGFVCFSSPEEATKAVTEMNGRIVATKPLYVALAQRKEERQAHLTNQYMQRMATVRAVPNPVLNPYQPAPPSGYFMAAIPQAQNRAAYYSANQLAQLRPSPRWATQGVRPQHFQNMPNAMRPSAPRPQAFNAIRPTTTANTQVPRMMASQRMPTQPLSQRPTGASATAAPVRAMPQYKYAAGVRNPQQHMASQPQVPMQQPAVHVQGQEPLTASMLAAAPPQEQKQMLGERLFPLIQNMHPSLAGKITGMLLEIDNSELLHMLESPESLRSKVDEAVAVLQAHQAKEAAQKSTTPAGVPSV